The Chitinophaga lutea genome contains the following window.
GACAAGGAGCTGCTCGAAGCCCGGTACGCCTCCATCGTGAAAGACAAAGCGCTGCTCAACGCGAAATATGCCGCCGGCGTACAACTGAAAGCCCTCGACAGCGCCAATTTCAGAACCGCCCAGCGCGAGCAGGAACTGAAAGCCATCGGCGAACGGTTCAACTACAACCGGAAACTGAACAAGATCTATTCCGTGCTCACGGTGGCGCTGCTGCTGTCTGCCGCGTTTTTATATTACGCGTTCAAGCAGCGGTCCAAAGCCCTCCGGCAAAAGCAGCAGCTGCACGACCTGGAGCTGGACAGGCTCAGCCAGGAGCACCGCATGACCGTACTCTCCGCCATGCTCGAAGGGCAGGAACAGGAGCGCACCCGCCTGGCGCGCGACCTGCACGACGGGCTCGGCGGCCTGCTCTCGGGCGTCAAGATCGAACTGTCCACGCTGCACCAGCCCGCCGCCACATCCCCGCAGCAGGCCGTGGTCCAAAAAACCATGCACCATCTCGACAATGCCGTGGAAGAGCTCCGCCGGATAGCGCGGAGCATGATGCCGGAAGTACTGCTGAATTACGGGCTGGGCGAAGCCGTGCGGGAATATTGCAACGGCCTGAAACAATCCGGTGTGCCCGTATCGTGCCAGGTATTCCATTACCGCAACAACATGAGCCACAGCCGCCAGGTCACCCTGTACCGCATCATGCAGGAGCTGGTCAACAACGCCGTCAAACACGCCGCCGCCTCGCAGATACTTGTGCAGCTCCAGCAGCGCGACGATCGTATTTTCCTCGTGGTGGAAGACGACGGCAAAGGTTTCGACCCCGCCCAGCAGCGGGCGCTCAAAGGCGCCGGGCTGGCCAACATCCGGTCGCGCGCCGAAATGCTGCAAGGTACCCTCGAAGTGGAAACCGCCCCCGGCACCGGTTCCGCTTTCACCATTGAATGTGCCGTCAACTAAACTTCGTATGATAAAAGTATTGCTGATAGACGATCACCCGATCGTGATGGAAGGATTGAAAAACCTGCTCTCCCAACAGGAAGATTTTACCGTGGCCGGTTGCTGCAGCACCGGCAAAGAAGGGCTGCAGGCCATTGAAACCCTGGCGCCCGACGTGGTGCTGCTCGACATCAACCTGCCCGACGTGAGCGGCATCGACATCTGCCGGCAGGTGCGCAAGCACGACAAAGACGTACGCATCATCGCCCTCAGCGTGCACAACGAACGCCCCGTGATCAAAAACATCCTGGGCAGCGGCGCTAACGGGTATGTGCTGAAAAACTCCGTGGGTGAAGAGATCATCACCGCCATCAATGCCGCCCTGAACGGTGAAACCTACCTCTGCCACGCCGCGCGCAACATCGTCAGCACCATCCAGGAAGGCGAGCTCACCGAAATCCCCAAAATAACGCGCCGTGAAAAGGAGATCATGCTGCTGGTGAGCAAAGGCCTCACCACAGCGCAGATCGCGGAACAATTGTTCATCAGCTTCCACACCGTGGAAAGCCACCGGAAAAACCTCATCGAAAAGTTCGACGTCAGCACCATGACCGCCGTGATCAAACTCGCCACACAATACGGCCTGTTATAGCTGGCTGCTAAAATTGGCTGATTTCAGGGATATCGCTACCCTCCCCGCCGCTGTAGTTTTGCTGAAACAAATATTCACCATCAAAACCAAATCAGCATGGACAGAAAAACCATAGCGGTCATCTCCTACCTCAGCATCATCGGATGGGTGATCGCCTATTTCCAGTACAAGGACAAAAAGCAGGATCCCTTCGTGGCCTACCACCTCAAGCAGGCTTTGGGCATCGCCATCATCAGCATCCTTCTCGGCGTGGCCATCAACGTGGTGGTCAGCATCGTGCCTGCATTGTCCGTAGTGGCATATGCCAACGTCATCATCCTCGTACTGTGGGTGCTGGGCATCATCAATGCCCTGAACGGGCTGAAGAAACCCGTGCCCGTTGTTGGCCCGGTGTTCGAACACAAGTTCGCATTCCTCAATCCCGGCGCCTAACCTCCTTTTTTCATCTTATACTTTTTCTTATGCAAAAAATCGGATCGTTTTTAATCATTCTTGGCCTTTTATCCATTGTAGCCACCTATTTCGACCGTGTTCCCAAAATCCTCGCATGGATTTACCAATGGGGAGACAACACTGCCTGGGCTATAAAAATCGGCGTGATCGTACTGGGGGTTGTGCTGTACCTGGCGGGCGGAAAAAAGCAGAGAGCATAGCATGTTGAAGCGCCTGCCTGACAGGTTGGAGGCTGCCCTGTGATGGGGCAGCCTTTTTGTTGCCGCAGCGGCCGGGAGCATCGTTTTTTTCGTTAAATTTATTACCTGAGCCTCATCAATGATTGCATATGGAAATAAGCAGCCCGGGATTGGTTTCCGTCAAGGAGTTCTCCGTCAAAAGGATCGATGGCCCGTCCGTCTCCGAGTTCTCCGATACGCTCTCCGTGGAAGAGCCGCTGGAGATAAAAATAACCTGCGACGCAGGAATGGACAGCATCCGGAAAAACATTTCCGTCACCATGCGCACACCCGGCAACGACCGCGATCTGGCCACCGGTTTTTTATTTACGGAAGGGATCATTTCTTCCAAAGATCACATCAAAGAAGTGCTTCACGCAGATGCGGCCTGTTCAGCTGAAAACGCCAATAGCGTAACGGTAGCGCTCGCCGGGGGATTCACCCCCCGCCTGATGCAATCCGACAGGAATTTCTACACCACGTCCAGCTGCGGTGTTTGCGGCAAAAGTTCGATACAGTCCATCCGCACCGTAAGCCCCTTTCATCAGCTGGAGAAACGCCCGCTCCGCTTATCCGCCGATGTGCTTTTCGGGTTGCCGGGTAAACTGAAGGCCGCGCAAACGGGCTTTGCCGCATCGGGCGGCCTGCATGCGTCCGGGCTTTTTTCCCCGGAGGGGGAACTGTTGCTGATCAGGGAAGATGTGGGCCGGCATAATGCGCTGGACAAATTGATCGGCCGCGCCCTGTACGAGGGCCTGCTGCCGCTGAACGAACATATTCTACTGCTGAGCGGAAGGGCCAGTTTTGAACTGATCCAGAAAGCCGCCATGGCGGGCATTGCCATTGTTGCCGCCATCGGGGCGCCATCGAGCCTGGCCGTTGAACTGGCGAAGGAATTCGACATCACCCTCCTCGGCTTCGTGAAAGGCAACAGGGCGAACATATATCATACCGGTGAGCAGGTGGTATGCCCGAACGAATAACGATGCATACTGAAAATAAAGACCGACACCACTCCCCCCTCACCCATCATTGAAAAACTGCTAAACGCAAAGGACTATGCAAGAAGGGCAACATCAGGACGAACCTGCAAAAGGCAACGAAACACCGGCGACTGCCCGGTTCAAAGCCTTACCCGATGCGGAAAATCCATACAGGTTATCGGGCCTGCAACTGACGCCTTTGAAAAAATGGGCCGCCGGCATCCCCGCCGTCAAAGCCGCACTGGCCGATCTTTTCGAGCAGGGTATCCCCTTCCGGGGCGCACTCGCTTTATTTAAAATGAACCAGTTCGACGGGTTCGACTGTTCCAGCTGCGCATGGCCCGACCCGGACGACGATCGTTCCCCCCTGGGCGAATACTGCGAAAACGGCGCGAAAGCGCTGGCGGAGGAAGCCACCACCAAAAAGATCACTGCTGAATTTTTCAGGAACCATTCCGTGTACGACCTGGCCCGGTTGAGCGATTTCGAGATCGGCCGTTTAGGGCGGCTCACGGAACCCGTATACCTCCCCGAAGGCGGCACCCACTATCAGCCGATCAGCTGGGACGATGCGTTTAAAAAAATCGCCGGTCACCTGAACGCCCTGGCGTCTCCCGACGAAGCCGCATTTTACACCTCGGGCAGAACGAGCAACGAAGCATCGTTCGTTTACCAGCTTTTCGTCAGGGAGTACGGCACCAACAATATGCCCGATTGCTCCAACATGTGCCACGAAACATCCGGCGCCGCCCTGCGCCCCACCATCGGCATCGGCAAAGGGACCGTTACGCTGGAAGACTTTTACGATACCGATGTGATCGTCATCATCGGCCAAAACCCCGGCACCAATGCCCCCCGGATGCTGAGCGCGCTGGAAAAGGGCAAAAAGAACGGCGCGAAAATCATTGCCATCAATCCCCTGCCCGAGGCCGGATTAATGGGCTTCCGCAATCCCCAGGAAATCAGCGGCATCCTGGGCAGCGGCGGCAAGCTGGCCGATCTTTACCTGCCGGTAAAAATAAACGGCGACATGGCGCTGCTCAAAGCCATCGAACTGCTGCTGCTCGATTTCGAAAAGAGCGCTCCCGGCCAGGTGCTCGACCATGCTTTCATACAAGAAAAAACCATCGGTTATGAAGCGTTTACCCGCCAATTTGAAAACTACACCCTGGCCGCGCTCGCGGAAGCGGCCGGCCTGACACAGGAAGCGATTTTCGAAGCCGCGCAGATGCTGGCGTTCAAAAAGCGGATCATCTTCTGCTGGGGAATGGGCATTACCCAGCAACCCAATGGGGTAGACATGATCAGGGAAATGCTCAACATCCTGTTATTAAAAGGCAGCATCGGCAAACCCGGGGCCGGCGTTTGCCCCGTAAGGGGCCACAGCAACGTTCAGGGCAACAGAACGATGCTGATCAACGAAAAACCTACCGACCTGCAGCTCGACCGCCTGGAAGAGGTGTTCGGCTTCACCGCTCCCCGCAAACATGGATACGATGTGGTGCGGGCCATCAAGGCCATGCAGGAAGAAAAGCTGAAAGTCCTTTTCTGCATGGGCGGGAATTTCCTGTCTGCCACGCCGGACACTACCTATACCGCCGCCGCCATCAGGAAGCTCAATCTGACGGCATTCGTGTCTACCAAACTCAACAGGGGGCATTTGATACATGGCAGGGAATCGATCATCCTGCCCACGCTTTCGCGCAGCGACCGCGATGTTGTGAACGGGGAAGTACAGATCGTCAGCACCGAAAATTCGATGGGCGTGGTGCAGTCGTCCAAAGGCATGCTGACGCCGGTATCCGACCAGCTCATCAATGAAACCCGCATCGCCTGCCGGCTGGCGATGGCCACGCTTCAGGGCAAAACCGTTGTGGACTGGCAACGTTATGCCGATAGCTACGATGCAGTAAGGGACGATATTGAAAAATGTATTCCCGGGTTTGAAAATTACAATACGAGAGTAAGGCAAAAAGGAGGTTTCTATCTGCCCAATGCCGCCCGCGACGGTGATTTCATCACCGCGGAATTCGGCAACCGCGCTCCGTTCACCCTCACCGGGCTCCCCGAAACCACGCTCGCCCACGATGAATACATGATGGCCACCACCCGCACCCACGACCAGTTCAACACCACCATTTACGGGCTCGACGATCGTTACCGGGGCATCAAAAACGAACGCCGGGTAATATTCATGAATGAAAAAGACCTGGAGAAAGCCGGCCTCAAAGAAGGAGACAAAGTAGACCTTTTCAATTACGACGATGGTGTAGAGCGCATCGCCCCCCTCTTCGTGGTGGTGCCCTACCCGGTACCTGAAAAAAATACGGTCACGTATTTCCCGGAAACGAACGTGCTGGTATCTGTCAACAATGTCGTGAAGGAAAGCAATATGCCCGCATCAAAGCATGTGAAAATCAAAATCAGGAGACATACGCCTGAGATCTATCAGCGGATAAATGCGCTGTAATAAAGGATTAGCAGCTGAACGGCCTGGTATTTTAACCCGGCCGCCGGATAAAAACAAGACTTTCACAACTTGGTTCATGGTGAGTATCCATCTACCACACCATCAGATTCTCTCAAACGGGCAAGTTTTATCCGGAGATCTTCCTCTTCTTTCCGAACTTTCGTTCTTCAAACAATCCTTCCGCAACCAAACCATGAAGGTCATTCATGGCCGTTTGGTTGCTCACGCCAAACTTATTCTCCACCTGTTTTACATTAAAAAAGGTGGCTGGCATCTGCAATACCTCTTGATACGTTTTCATAATATCTCCTAATTTCTTCAAAATTTGGAGTTTTCCGGATAAAACAGACAAATGCAGCCCTCTCTTTTTGCAACTCCAGGAATTGTTAAAGCTAGAAATAGGCCTTCCCTGTGTACAGACCATTAAATTGGGTATAATTGGGTACATTTATGGGTATCGGATCGCCTAAATAGCCCCTAATTGGGTATAATTGGGTACTTTTATGGGTATCCAGCATCCTAAATTGGGTATAATTGGGTATATTTATGGGTATATATGATAAACATTACCTCCATACATCTCAATACCGAGATTCTGTCCCTGATTTCAGAAATCGACGAATTTAAGGGTACATGGCGCGCATTAGGGAGCCTGGCGCCAGAGCAACTCACTTCGTTAAAGAGGGTCGCTACCATTGAAAGCGTAGGGTCATCAACCCGTATTGAAGGGGCGAAATTAACCGATCAACAAGTAGAAAAATTGCTGGAGAACCTGGCTATCGGGAATTTTTCCTCGCGGGATGAAGAAGAGGTTGCCGGCTATGCCGACGTCATGAATCTCATTTTTGAAAATTACGAAAGTATTCCCCTCACTGAAGGTTATATTCAGCAGCTTCATCGGGAATTATTAAAGTATAGTTCCAAAGACAGTTGGCATCGGGGACATTATAAGAAATCACCCAACAATGTGGAAGCTTTTGATCAGGATGGTAACAGTCTGGGAATCATCTTCGAGACCGCCAGCCCCTTCGATACACAGCTACGAATGCAGGAACTTGTCAGTTGGACTGCTAATGTTACTGAAAATAAAGAACTGCATCCGCTGTTAGTAGCGTCTATTTTTATTGTGGTCTTCCTCGCCATACATCCATTTCAGGATGGAAATGGACGGTTGTCCCGCATTCTGACAACGGTCCTTTTACTCCGCGCAGGATACTCTTACGTACCGTACAGCTCGCTGGAAGCCGTCATTGAACAAAGTAAAGAAGGGTATTATCTTGCGTTAAGAAAAACGCAAGGCACATTAAAAACCGAGCAACCAGACTGGATGCCCTGGATTATCTTTTTCCTGCGCGCCTTGCAGCAGCAAAAATCCCGGCTCGAGACAAAAATTGAAAGGGAAAAATTGCTGTTAAGACAATTGCCGGCATTATCGATCCAGATACTTGAACTGGCAAAATCAAGAGGACGTATTACTATCAGTGAAATTGTACTCTTGACACAAGCGAACAGGAATACCGTAAAAAAACACCTGGAAAGGCTTGTTTCCGATCATCGCCTGCAACAGCACGGTGCCGGGCGCGGCTCGTGGTATGCGCTGTAAAGTGAGTGCGGGAACATTTACTTCATCCCAAACCAGCAACCCGCGCAATGTGCGGGTTGCTGGTTTTTATATTACTCCCCTACGGGAATCGGCATATCCACGCCGGTTGCTGCGGCAACGCCGAAGTTCGGCGAACCATCGCTATTCCAGGTGAGCTTCTGCATTCTTGGCGCTCTTTGGCCATTGGTGGTATTGGCCACACTGCGCGCATGATAGATAAACCAGTGTTCCTTTTTCGCCACGCCGTTCGGATCCGTGTAGGAGCTGGTGAAGAACCCGTTGTGCCCCGGTCCGTACACGGCATTGGCATCGTTTCTTACAAACACCTGCTTTTTATTGATCCAGTCGGCCGCCACTGTGGGATTGCCGCCGGCCTTCAGCTGTATCTGGGCGAGGCAGTAATTATCGCTGGTGTACCGGCTGGCCGAATAGATGATAAACACCGGGCTGCTGGCGTCCTTTTGCAGCATGATGGGCCCTTCGTTCACCCCTAATCCAATCGAGCTGGGCTCATGCTTTTCCCAGGTATTGGTGGGGGAAGATATTTTAATTCTCGGGCCGCTGATGGTCCATGGGTTGGACATGGTAGCCAGGTACAGGTACTGCTTGTACCTGCTGGCGGTACTTTCCCACCCCGACCATACGAAATAATTAGTGGACCCAACGGTGAGTATCGAACCGTCGATGGCCCACTGATCGCTAGAGTCGAAAATTTTCCCTTTGAACGTCCAGGTGCCGGTCATCGGATCCGCGTTGGGGTTTTCGAGTACGAACATACGGTGCGAATCGCCGGTGCCATCGTTCGCAGCAAAATAGATGTACCATTTGCCGGACAGGAAATGCAGCTCGGGCGCCCAGATATTGGAAGAATAGGGCGTGCCGGCAGGCGGCGTCCAGACAACGGATTCTGTCGCTGTTGACAATAACGACATGGAAGTGGTTTTCCGCAGCCCGATATTGTTCCCCCTGGTATACATGAAATAATAATACCCATCCTTCTGCGCAACAAAGGGATCCGGCCTGCTTGCATTGATCAGCGGGTTCTGGAAATGGAGATTGTGGAAATTGAACAAATCCTGGTCGCCGGTAACGGTCGACTTCTGCCTGATCTTCGCGCCGGGGGTTGTGCTTTGCGGATCCAGCACCATTTTCATACCGGTCGCTTTGTTGGTGAGCGAAAACACATTGTTACTGCCGGAATAGGCAATGGACCAGGCCTGCCCATCGCTTCCATCGTCCGTGCCTTGCTGTAAAATATCGCCGGAGGTGGCAGAGGGCGATTCCAGGCACTTGTTACTGGTTACGTTCACCAGCTTATAATAAGTGGCGTCGATTTTTACCAGTTTCCATTTCTGGCCGTTGTTGGGGAACCACCACCACTGCTGGATTTTCTGGCCTTCGGCAGTGGAATTACCGGTCACTTCCACCACGGGGCCGGCCGGGGCAGCCGAGGCTATTCCCCTGATGCGGTAAGTAGCGCCATCGATCAATGTGCCAAGGGGTGGGGCGGCACTAATCCCGATGTCATTACCGTTCAGCGATTTTTCGCCGGCTTCCGTGCTTTCCTGTCGGGTTTCTTTTTGGCAAGCCATTGCCAGTAACAGCAAAACCGCCGTAACGTTTGTGAGGGCTTTGATTTTCATAACGGAGTGATTACGCAGCAATTCCACGTGGAAATGAACCGCCGCGGGGTTTATAATAGGGCTATCGGAATATAAAATAATGAAAATAATTTACAATCCATACACCCACACTGGCAATTTCTCATCTGCTTTTTTTACACTACTTCAGGAAAACACAACGCCCGCCAATACAATGCCCCGGTGAAATACTGCACAAATATCCAGGCAACAGCGCGGCGCTGCTTCCCCCTTTGTCCCCTGCATGCAACATCTTTCAGCGAATAAACCATGGATGCTCTTCGCGCACAGTTTTTGTGCAGGTATCATCGTCACGGATCAGCAACATGCAGCTTGCCGGCATCATACAGGAAAAGATCATTGAGAACGGGCCGATCAGCTTCCACGAATTCATGGAAATGGCGTTATATTACCCGCAATGGGGATATTATACCTCTGCTCGCCATAAAATTGGCGAAAAAGGTGATTATTACACCAGTACCAGCCTGAGCGATGTTTTCGGCGCCATGATCGGGCGCCAGCTTGAAGAAATGTGGAACCTGACAGGCCGGGAGGCGTTTACCATTGTTGAATATGGCGCGGGAACCGGCGCTCTTTGCCACGATCTGCTCGATTACCTGAAAAACAATCCGCCTTTCTATAACCAGCTGCGGTACTGCATTATTGAAAAAAGCCCCTCCATGCGCGAAAAGGAAAAAAAACACCTGCCTGAAAAAGTAAGCTGGTACAATTCCGTTACAGATATCGGCGGCTTTACAGGCTGTGTGCTGTCTAACGAACTGCTCGACAACTTTTCGGTGCATGAAGTGGTCATGGAAGATGAGCTGATGGAAGTATTCGTAGACTACCGGAACGGCTTCGCCGAATCGCTGCGCCCCGCACCGGACGAACTGAAGGATTATTTCAGACAGCTGCACATCGCTTTACCCAAAGGCTTTCGCACGGAGGTGAACTTACAGGCAATAGACTGGATCCGGGACGTTGCACAGTCGTTAAAAAAGGGATTCGTACTAACGATCGATTACGGCTACCCTTCTGCCGAACTCTACGCCGGATACAGGAGCGGCGGCACGCTGCTGTGTTATCACGCGCACCAGGTAAATATGGATCCCTATCACCATATCGGCGAGCAGGATATCACAGCGCATGTGAACTTCTCCGCACTGCAGCACTGGGGCCTGAAAAACGGGCTGGAAAGCTGCGGATTGACGGAACAAGGTTATTTTCTCCGGGCGCTCGGCCTGATGGATTACCTGAGAAAACCGGCACCTGACACTTCCGGCTGCCACGAAAAAGCTATGGCGATCCACCTGCTCCTGAACGGCATCGGAACGAAGCTGAAAGTTTTCATCCAGCGAAAAGGCCCGGTAGCCAGGGAGCTGACAGGCCTTTCGCAGGCCACGATGTTTGTTTGAAACACTAAAACTTGATCTTATGCTTAAGAACGCATCTTTTTCAATCATCTCCGCCACCGTTTACCTGTTGGCGTACTGCATCCTGCTGCAGGTGGAACGCCTGCAGGGGCTGGCAGTCGGAATGTTCCTGCTTTCTCCGTTTGTAGTTTGCTGGATGGTATATGTTGTTTTAAAACATGGCCGCTATACAGGCCGTGAACTGGCTGAAGGCGAGGAATTCGGGTATGAGGACAGGGGATGATGAAAGAACCGGTATTTTTTTGGGCTCAGGTTCTTTAAGTTTATGCGTTTTTTCAAACGCTGTTATTTACTGGAGAATCTTCTGAAGTCTAGCTTTTGTTACAAACGCATCAATCACAGCAAAAACATGCGCTTTGTCTTCATCTGAAAGACTGGCAACATCGTGGACCTTCAACTCTACATTCTGATTCGCTGTTTGCTCACTCATGCCAAATACTAGAAAATCGAGAGATACTTTTAGCACCTGTGCAATTTTTCTTGCCACCTCCAGTGAAGGGGTAATGAGCCCTCTTTCATATCGACTAATCATGTCCTTCCCTGTGTTCACCAATAACCCTAAAATTGTTCGTTCCTAAATCTACAAATCACTAAAATTTAATTCCGTAAAACTTCCGTGCTAATTGAGAGATTAAAGCCATATCTCTAAAAACAAAAACCCCGCGCAATGCGCGGGGCTCTCCGAGATTTTGCGGACCGGACGGGACTCGAACCCGCGACCTCCGCCGTGACAGGGCGGCATTCTAACCGACTGAACTACCGATCCTCCTTCACTTCAAAACCTTTCGGCTTTTCCGTTTTGGGACTGCAAAGATAAGCACAAATAAATCATACATGCAAATCTTTTTCCGATTTTTTTTGTCATCCCCCTGACCAGCAATTACATATAAATCTTCCTTAATTTCACCGTATAACCAAACCTGCCCCTTTATGAAACACCGCCTCATTGTGCTCGTTACCCTCGCCATCGCCTGCAACACCGCTCCTGAAAAAAAGCAGGAAGACAGTACCATCGTAGACGCTACCAAAACCCTCGTGCCCGTTGCCCCGCCGCCCCCCGTGGCCGCCTCCCCCTACGAAGCGGAGATCGCCGCCCAGGATTCCCTGTTCGACGATGGTTCCATACCCGCCAGCTGGGCCAACGCCGGGTTCGACGATCCGGCCGGCTTCAAACGCTTCCTGGTCACTTTTAAGGAATGGGTCAGAACCGGTAATGTAGACAGTATTACGGCCCACATCCGTTTCCCGCTCAAAAACTATAAAACCCCGGCCATCTTCCGCGAGAAATATGATAAAATTTTTGATGCGTCGCTGAAAGCGGTGGTGGATACCCAGCGGCTCGACAGGATTTTCCGCAACGCCCAGGGCGCCATGATCGGCAACGGGGATATCTGGTTCAGCGTGTTCCCGGAGGGGTACCGCATCATCGCGATCAATAAATAAGCAGGGCAGCCCCTTTCAGTTCTCCCGAATCCCCGATATTTGCAGCCGTGAAACAGAACCGGCTGATTATTGTCGTCGCCTTCCTGCTGGCCTTCGCCGGCGCCTGCTCGGAACCCCGCGCGGTAACGCCGGCGTTCTATTTCTGGAAACAGCGGCTGCAGCTGAACGCCACTGAAAAAGAAGCGCTCGCCGCTACCGGCGCCAGAAAGCTGTACGTAAAAATGTTCGACGTGAGCTGGAACGCACAGCAGCGTGTAGCCTCACCCGTGGCCGTGGCGGACCTGCGCGAACCGCTGGCGGACAGCCTGGAGCTGGTGCCGGTGGTGTTCCTGGTCAACGAAGTGTGGCAGCACCCGGATACCGCCTGGCCGGCGCAGCTGGCGCAGCGGGTAAGCACCCTGCTGGGGCAGCTCACCCCGCAACGCACCATCCGCGAAAT
Protein-coding sequences here:
- a CDS encoding DUF4870 domain-containing protein is translated as MDRKTIAVISYLSIIGWVIAYFQYKDKKQDPFVAYHLKQALGIAIISILLGVAINVVVSIVPALSVVAYANVIILVLWVLGIINALNGLKKPVPVVGPVFEHKFAFLNPGA
- the fdhD gene encoding formate dehydrogenase accessory sulfurtransferase FdhD, which encodes MEISSPGLVSVKEFSVKRIDGPSVSEFSDTLSVEEPLEIKITCDAGMDSIRKNISVTMRTPGNDRDLATGFLFTEGIISSKDHIKEVLHADAACSAENANSVTVALAGGFTPRLMQSDRNFYTTSSCGVCGKSSIQSIRTVSPFHQLEKRPLRLSADVLFGLPGKLKAAQTGFAASGGLHASGLFSPEGELLLIREDVGRHNALDKLIGRALYEGLLPLNEHILLLSGRASFELIQKAAMAGIAIVAAIGAPSSLAVELAKEFDITLLGFVKGNRANIYHTGEQVVCPNE
- a CDS encoding response regulator transcription factor, which gives rise to MIKVLLIDDHPIVMEGLKNLLSQQEDFTVAGCCSTGKEGLQAIETLAPDVVLLDINLPDVSGIDICRQVRKHDKDVRIIALSVHNERPVIKNILGSGANGYVLKNSVGEEIITAINAALNGETYLCHAARNIVSTIQEGELTEIPKITRREKEIMLLVSKGLTTAQIAEQLFISFHTVESHRKNLIEKFDVSTMTAVIKLATQYGLL
- a CDS encoding family 43 glycosylhydrolase encodes the protein MKIKALTNVTAVLLLLAMACQKETRQESTEAGEKSLNGNDIGISAAPPLGTLIDGATYRIRGIASAAPAGPVVEVTGNSTAEGQKIQQWWWFPNNGQKWKLVKIDATYYKLVNVTSNKCLESPSATSGDILQQGTDDGSDGQAWSIAYSGSNNVFSLTNKATGMKMVLDPQSTTPGAKIRQKSTVTGDQDLFNFHNLHFQNPLINASRPDPFVAQKDGYYYFMYTRGNNIGLRKTTSMSLLSTATESVVWTPPAGTPYSSNIWAPELHFLSGKWYIYFAANDGTGDSHRMFVLENPNADPMTGTWTFKGKIFDSSDQWAIDGSILTVGSTNYFVWSGWESTASRYKQYLYLATMSNPWTISGPRIKISSPTNTWEKHEPSSIGLGVNEGPIMLQKDASSPVFIIYSASRYTSDNYCLAQIQLKAGGNPTVAADWINKKQVFVRNDANAVYGPGHNGFFTSSYTDPNGVAKKEHWFIYHARSVANTTNGQRAPRMQKLTWNSDGSPNFGVAAATGVDMPIPVGE
- a CDS encoding helix-turn-helix domain-containing protein, with product MNTGKDMISRYERGLITPSLEVARKIAQVLKVSLDFLVFGMSEQTANQNVELKVHDVASLSDEDKAHVFAVIDAFVTKARLQKILQ
- a CDS encoding Fic family protein, with the protein product MINITSIHLNTEILSLISEIDEFKGTWRALGSLAPEQLTSLKRVATIESVGSSTRIEGAKLTDQQVEKLLENLAIGNFSSRDEEEVAGYADVMNLIFENYESIPLTEGYIQQLHRELLKYSSKDSWHRGHYKKSPNNVEAFDQDGNSLGIIFETASPFDTQLRMQELVSWTANVTENKELHPLLVASIFIVVFLAIHPFQDGNGRLSRILTTVLLLRAGYSYVPYSSLEAVIEQSKEGYYLALRKTQGTLKTEQPDWMPWIIFFLRALQQQKSRLETKIEREKLLLRQLPALSIQILELAKSRGRITISEIVLLTQANRNTVKKHLERLVSDHRLQQHGAGRGSWYAL
- a CDS encoding FdhF/YdeP family oxidoreductase; translated protein: MQEGQHQDEPAKGNETPATARFKALPDAENPYRLSGLQLTPLKKWAAGIPAVKAALADLFEQGIPFRGALALFKMNQFDGFDCSSCAWPDPDDDRSPLGEYCENGAKALAEEATTKKITAEFFRNHSVYDLARLSDFEIGRLGRLTEPVYLPEGGTHYQPISWDDAFKKIAGHLNALASPDEAAFYTSGRTSNEASFVYQLFVREYGTNNMPDCSNMCHETSGAALRPTIGIGKGTVTLEDFYDTDVIVIIGQNPGTNAPRMLSALEKGKKNGAKIIAINPLPEAGLMGFRNPQEISGILGSGGKLADLYLPVKINGDMALLKAIELLLLDFEKSAPGQVLDHAFIQEKTIGYEAFTRQFENYTLAALAEAAGLTQEAIFEAAQMLAFKKRIIFCWGMGITQQPNGVDMIREMLNILLLKGSIGKPGAGVCPVRGHSNVQGNRTMLINEKPTDLQLDRLEEVFGFTAPRKHGYDVVRAIKAMQEEKLKVLFCMGGNFLSATPDTTYTAAAIRKLNLTAFVSTKLNRGHLIHGRESIILPTLSRSDRDVVNGEVQIVSTENSMGVVQSSKGMLTPVSDQLINETRIACRLAMATLQGKTVVDWQRYADSYDAVRDDIEKCIPGFENYNTRVRQKGGFYLPNAARDGDFITAEFGNRAPFTLTGLPETTLAHDEYMMATTRTHDQFNTTIYGLDDRYRGIKNERRVIFMNEKDLEKAGLKEGDKVDLFNYDDGVERIAPLFVVVPYPVPEKNTVTYFPETNVLVSVNNVVKESNMPASKHVKIKIRRHTPEIYQRINAL
- a CDS encoding class I SAM-dependent methyltransferase encodes the protein MQLAGIIQEKIIENGPISFHEFMEMALYYPQWGYYTSARHKIGEKGDYYTSTSLSDVFGAMIGRQLEEMWNLTGREAFTIVEYGAGTGALCHDLLDYLKNNPPFYNQLRYCIIEKSPSMREKEKKHLPEKVSWYNSVTDIGGFTGCVLSNELLDNFSVHEVVMEDELMEVFVDYRNGFAESLRPAPDELKDYFRQLHIALPKGFRTEVNLQAIDWIRDVAQSLKKGFVLTIDYGYPSAELYAGYRSGGTLLCYHAHQVNMDPYHHIGEQDITAHVNFSALQHWGLKNGLESCGLTEQGYFLRALGLMDYLRKPAPDTSGCHEKAMAIHLLLNGIGTKLKVFIQRKGPVARELTGLSQATMFV